One stretch of Dokdonia sp. Hel_I_53 DNA includes these proteins:
- the mnmD gene encoding tRNA (5-methylaminomethyl-2-thiouridine)(34)-methyltransferase MnmD: MKREIITTADGSKTIHIPEWNEQYHSKHGAIQEARHVFLETGLSHYMGKFPEQKEVAILEMGFGTGLNALLTYYEVAKYNVSFNYVGAEAYPVSLEEASAMEYARQLQDGSAEMIYTKLHNASWEQETKISDNFKLTKRKQRFEDIADSEVFDVIYFDAFGPRVQPTLWTEEIFTKMFNALRPSGVLTTYCAQGAARRAMQTVGFQVERLPGPPGKREMLRATKV, encoded by the coding sequence ATGAAGCGAGAAATCATAACAACAGCAGACGGCTCAAAAACGATACACATTCCAGAATGGAATGAACAGTATCATTCCAAGCATGGAGCAATACAAGAAGCAAGACATGTTTTTCTTGAAACTGGACTTTCACATTATATGGGTAAATTTCCAGAACAAAAAGAAGTTGCGATTCTCGAGATGGGTTTTGGAACAGGTTTAAATGCATTGCTAACCTATTATGAAGTTGCAAAATATAATGTTTCATTCAATTACGTAGGTGCAGAAGCCTATCCGGTCTCCCTAGAAGAAGCATCAGCTATGGAATATGCCAGACAGCTGCAAGACGGTAGTGCAGAAATGATTTATACTAAATTACACAATGCAAGTTGGGAGCAAGAAACTAAAATTAGTGATAATTTTAAGCTTACGAAGCGCAAGCAGCGCTTTGAAGATATTGCAGATAGCGAGGTTTTTGATGTAATCTATTTTGATGCCTTTGGCCCAAGGGTTCAGCCTACATTATGGACAGAAGAGATTTTTACAAAAATGTTTAATGCCTTAAGGCCTAGTGGTGTTTTGACAACCTATTGCGCTCAAGGAGCTGCAAGAAGAGCCATGCAAACCGTAGGTTTTCAGGTAGAACGATTACCTGGTCCTCCAGGCAAGCGTGAGATGTTGAGAGCGACAAAGGTTTAG
- a CDS encoding glutaminase: MSSCQSILNNTFSRIATLPDSGAVASYIPELAKVSPDYFGVCITTIDGHVHTAGDAKTKFSIQSIAKVLSLSLVLSKLGDELWKRMDFEPSGTAFNSLVQLETENGIPRNPLINAGAIVICDILCDLFKDPKRELLDYLRMVSGIKNLEYSEAIATSERLTGYRNYALVNFIKSFGNIKNDCDQVIDLYFHLCSIEMTCEEIAYTFGFLANDGKQLNTDYIIVTPSQSKRINAIMQTCGFYDEAGEFAFKVGLPGKSGVGGGMIALLPHQYTIATWSPKLNAHGNSYRGMKFMELFTDETQDTVF, from the coding sequence ATGTCTAGCTGCCAATCTATATTAAATAATACCTTTTCTAGAATAGCAACCCTTCCAGATAGTGGAGCGGTGGCTTCTTATATTCCGGAACTTGCAAAAGTTTCTCCAGATTATTTTGGGGTTTGCATTACTACAATAGATGGTCACGTACATACCGCTGGTGATGCAAAAACAAAATTTTCAATTCAAAGTATTGCAAAAGTATTATCCTTAAGTTTAGTTCTATCAAAACTAGGAGATGAGCTATGGAAACGTATGGATTTTGAACCCTCTGGCACGGCCTTTAACTCATTAGTACAGCTAGAAACTGAAAATGGTATTCCTAGAAACCCATTAATTAATGCTGGCGCTATTGTGATTTGTGACATTTTATGTGACCTCTTTAAAGATCCAAAACGAGAGTTACTAGACTATTTGAGAATGGTTTCTGGAATTAAAAATCTTGAGTATAGTGAAGCAATTGCTACTTCAGAGAGACTAACGGGCTATCGTAACTATGCGCTTGTTAATTTTATTAAATCATTCGGCAATATTAAAAATGATTGTGATCAAGTCATTGACCTCTATTTTCATCTATGCTCTATAGAAATGACGTGTGAAGAGATCGCCTATACTTTTGGTTTTTTAGCAAACGATGGCAAACAGCTCAATACAGATTACATTATTGTAACTCCTTCACAATCAAAACGTATCAATGCCATCATGCAAACCTGCGGGTTTTATGACGAAGCAGGAGAGTTTGCTTTTAAGGTAGGCTTGCCTGGAAAAAGTGGTGTAGGCGGGGGTATGATTGCCTTATTACCTCATCAATATACGATTGCCACATGGAGTCCAAAATTAAATGCGCATGGTAATTCTTATCGTGGCATGAAATTTATGGAACTTTTTACGGACGAAACACAGGATACCGTTTTTTAA
- a CDS encoding sodium:solute symporter family protein: MINLSILDLTIIIALFTVILGVGLYMGRSAGKSTNQFFLSGRNMPWWLLGLSMVATTFSTDTPNLVTDIVRTNGVAGNWVWWAFLITGLLTVFVYAKLWRKSNVKTDIEFYELRYGGKPARFLRGFRAIYLGVFFNMFAMAGVMLAAIKIGEVMLGLEGWITITIAGAITLLFSTIGGFKGVVYTDFILFFVAMAGAIGAAYYIINLPEVGGLGNLVAHPNVVDKLAFIPSVNEKELLITLFIIPIAVQWWSSWYPGGEPGGGGYVAQRMLAAKDESHAIGATFFFNFMHIALRPWPWILVALASLIVFPNLESIQTAFPHISDDKLGQDLAYSAMLTKLPSGLLGVVLASLAAAFMSTISTHLNWGASYVVNDFYKAQVNPKASENQQVYVARLSTIILMIISALMALALQNALQLFNIIIMFGAGTGLIFILRWFWWRINAWTEISAMFASGTLSMILTFTPLGTYLFGENALMPGYYQFPFIVLITSIIWLVVTFLTQPETQATLTRFYKRTSPGGPGWKKVIDQLSPEDKADISIEWSVPQGILAMLLGCVFVYGALFTTGYFLYGNLKNGSIALSFTIIAGFALWTIWKKIKKHIS, from the coding sequence ATGATCAATCTATCAATCCTTGACTTAACAATAATCATTGCTTTATTTACAGTAATTCTAGGAGTGGGGCTCTATATGGGCCGATCTGCAGGAAAAAGCACCAATCAATTTTTTCTTTCAGGTCGTAATATGCCATGGTGGTTATTAGGCCTTTCTATGGTTGCTACAACATTTTCTACTGATACACCAAATCTTGTAACAGATATCGTACGTACAAATGGGGTTGCTGGTAACTGGGTATGGTGGGCATTTTTAATTACAGGTTTACTTACCGTTTTTGTCTACGCAAAACTATGGAGAAAATCCAATGTAAAAACAGACATCGAATTTTACGAACTTAGATATGGCGGGAAGCCCGCTAGATTTTTAAGAGGATTTAGAGCAATTTACCTCGGTGTGTTTTTTAATATGTTTGCCATGGCTGGTGTAATGCTAGCGGCTATAAAAATAGGTGAAGTGATGCTGGGTCTCGAAGGATGGATCACTATAACAATTGCAGGAGCAATCACACTATTATTTAGTACGATTGGAGGTTTTAAAGGGGTGGTATACACGGACTTTATTTTGTTCTTCGTGGCAATGGCTGGCGCTATAGGTGCTGCTTATTACATCATAAATTTACCAGAAGTAGGTGGTCTTGGAAATCTTGTAGCACATCCCAACGTGGTAGATAAACTTGCATTTATACCCAGTGTAAACGAAAAAGAGCTGCTCATAACACTTTTTATAATTCCCATCGCTGTGCAGTGGTGGAGTAGTTGGTATCCTGGCGGTGAACCTGGTGGTGGTGGTTATGTGGCACAACGTATGCTTGCTGCTAAGGATGAAAGTCACGCTATTGGAGCTACTTTTTTCTTTAATTTTATGCATATCGCATTACGACCATGGCCTTGGATTTTAGTTGCACTTGCATCGCTCATTGTATTCCCAAATTTAGAGAGTATTCAAACGGCCTTTCCTCACATTTCTGACGATAAACTAGGTCAAGATCTCGCATACTCCGCTATGTTAACTAAGTTACCTAGCGGCCTATTAGGAGTAGTTTTGGCATCCTTGGCAGCAGCATTTATGAGTACTATTTCTACGCATCTTAACTGGGGAGCTTCTTATGTTGTAAATGACTTTTATAAAGCACAGGTAAACCCAAAAGCGTCAGAAAATCAACAAGTATACGTCGCGAGACTATCTACTATTATTTTAATGATTATAAGTGCACTTATGGCCTTAGCCCTACAAAATGCGCTACAGTTGTTTAATATCATCATTATGTTTGGGGCTGGTACAGGACTCATATTCATTCTGAGATGGTTTTGGTGGCGCATCAACGCTTGGACAGAAATAAGTGCCATGTTTGCATCTGGAACGCTATCTATGATACTCACTTTTACTCCACTAGGTACATATCTCTTTGGAGAAAATGCCCTTATGCCTGGCTACTATCAATTTCCTTTTATTGTACTTATTACATCTATTATTTGGCTAGTGGTGACCTTTCTTACACAACCAGAAACACAAGCGACACTTACCAGATTTTACAAACGGACTTCCCCAGGAGGTCCTGGCTGGAAAAAAGTGATTGATCAACTATCACCAGAAGACAAAGCAGACATCAGTATTGAATGGAGCGTTCCACAAGGTATACTGGCAATGCTTTTGGGATGTGTTTTTGTATATGGAGCACTCTTTACGACTGGCTATTTTCTATATGGGAATTTAAAAAATGGAAGTATTGCGTTGAGCTTTACAATCATTGCTGGATTTGCCCTATGGACGATATGGAAAAAAATAAAAAAACATATTTCATGA
- a CDS encoding response regulator transcription factor — MKKIVIVDDHTLLSQAISSLVNSFNDFEVLYTCKNGQEFIDQIRFENKRPDIVLMDVNMPIMDGIETTAYLRENFPEMLVLALSVEEDDHTILKMIRAGAKGYLLKDTEKSVLENALNEIATNGYYHSNTVSQLLVKSLDGHNIDALRDREIEFIKHACTEMTYNEIAEVMFLSPKTVQGYRDSVFAKLHLKNRTGLVIYALKNGLFKP; from the coding sequence ATGAAAAAAATTGTAATAGTAGATGATCATACATTATTAAGTCAGGCAATAAGCAGCTTGGTAAATTCTTTTAACGATTTTGAAGTACTATACACCTGTAAAAATGGACAAGAGTTTATAGATCAAATCCGGTTTGAAAATAAAAGACCTGACATTGTTTTAATGGATGTCAATATGCCTATTATGGATGGCATTGAAACAACAGCTTATCTAAGAGAGAACTTTCCCGAGATGCTAGTACTTGCATTATCTGTAGAAGAAGATGATCACACCATTTTGAAAATGATACGAGCGGGCGCAAAAGGATATTTACTTAAGGACACAGAAAAATCAGTATTAGAAAATGCCTTAAATGAAATTGCTACAAATGGTTATTATCATTCAAATACAGTGAGCCAGCTCCTAGTAAAATCATTAGATGGTCACAATATAGATGCTTTACGAGATCGAGAAATAGAGTTTATTAAGCATGCATGTACAGAGATGACTTATAATGAAATAGCAGAGGTTATGTTTTTAAGCCCTAAGACAGTACAAGGCTATAGAGATAGTGTCTTTGCAAAGCTTCACCTTAAAAACCGCACTGGTTTAGTCATCTATGCACTCAAAAATGGTTTGTTTAAACCATAG
- a CDS encoding sensor histidine kinase, with product MISSQNQDNGTLFIVLVAITILLLLLVIVIVLFSVFMKRKNTLLIEKEQAKKRFEKEIAETQIEIREETLRNISWELHDNIGQLLTLAKIQTQNCGGSQKDLNEAAATIGKGLTEIRALSKLINPEALKNMSLPEAIDLELERFNRMAYLIPTLEISGTPITIDKKIQIIIFRILQELFTNTIKHSKATNLDVLIVYKNDTLHVIIKDNGVGFDYEAARAKNGIGLTNIETRVKLIGANIEYNSQLGEGTIINLTYKPQTV from the coding sequence ATGATTAGCAGTCAAAATCAAGATAACGGCACTTTATTTATAGTGCTCGTAGCAATCACTATATTGCTATTACTACTTGTTATAGTTATAGTATTGTTTTCTGTGTTTATGAAACGTAAAAACACCTTGTTAATCGAAAAAGAACAAGCAAAAAAAAGATTTGAAAAAGAGATTGCAGAAACACAAATAGAAATTAGAGAAGAGACCTTACGCAATATTAGTTGGGAATTACACGATAACATAGGTCAACTACTTACGCTTGCAAAAATTCAAACTCAAAATTGTGGAGGCAGTCAGAAAGATCTCAACGAAGCAGCCGCAACCATAGGAAAAGGATTGACAGAGATTAGAGCTTTATCTAAGCTCATTAATCCTGAAGCACTCAAGAATATGTCTCTTCCAGAAGCTATTGATCTTGAACTTGAACGGTTTAACCGTATGGCATACCTTATACCCACTTTAGAAATATCTGGTACTCCAATAACCATTGATAAAAAAATTCAAATCATAATTTTTAGAATTTTACAAGAACTGTTTACAAATACTATAAAACACTCTAAAGCAACAAATCTAGACGTGCTTATTGTGTATAAAAACGACACCTTGCACGTTATTATAAAAGATAATGGCGTAGGGTTTGACTATGAAGCAGCGCGTGCAAAAAACGGCATTGGTCTCACTAATATAGAAACGAGAGTAAAATTAATAGGGGCTAACATTGAATATAACTCGCAACTAGGAGAAGGAACTATTATTAACCTTACTTACAAACCACAAACGGTATGA
- the asnS gene encoding asparagine--tRNA ligase: MTHTPIVDLLESEAIHQQFTVKGWVRSFRANQFVALNDGSTIKNLQCVVDFENTDPALLKRITVGAAVVIKGTLEESQGGGQRVEIKTQEIQIEGDADPEEVKLTILSPKRHSLEKLREQAHLRVRTNTFGAVMRLRSKLSFAVHEYFNKNGYFYAHTPIITGSDAEGAGEMFRVSALDPENLPKTEDGKIDYSKDFFGKETNLTVSGQLEGETYALGLGKIYTFGPTFRAENSNTSRHLAEFWMIEPEMAFCDLAGNMDVAEDFIKYVINYALENCEDDLEFLENRLIQEDKSKPEAERAPMALRDKLKFIVENNFKRVSYTEAIDILRNSKPNKKKKFKFPINEWGADLQSEHERFLVEKHFKRPVILFDYPANIKAFYMRLNEDGKTVRAMDVLFPGIGEMVGGSQREERLDVLKEKMKALDISEEELSWYLDTRKFGTCTHSGFGLGFERLVLFVTGMTNIRDVIPYPRFPGSAAF; this comes from the coding sequence ATGACACATACACCAATAGTTGATTTGCTGGAAAGTGAAGCAATTCATCAACAATTTACTGTGAAGGGATGGGTACGATCTTTTCGCGCAAACCAGTTTGTAGCACTTAATGACGGTTCTACCATTAAGAATTTACAGTGTGTTGTTGATTTTGAAAATACAGACCCAGCCTTACTTAAGCGAATTACTGTGGGCGCCGCTGTAGTAATTAAAGGCACCCTTGAGGAAAGCCAAGGGGGTGGACAGCGCGTCGAGATAAAGACTCAGGAAATACAAATTGAAGGTGATGCAGATCCTGAGGAGGTTAAACTTACCATTCTTTCTCCTAAACGTCATAGTCTAGAGAAATTACGTGAGCAAGCACATTTAAGAGTGCGTACAAATACCTTTGGCGCTGTAATGCGTTTACGCTCTAAGCTTTCATTTGCTGTACACGAATATTTTAATAAGAATGGATATTTCTATGCACATACACCTATTATTACAGGGAGTGATGCAGAGGGAGCAGGTGAAATGTTTCGCGTAAGCGCACTAGATCCTGAAAACTTACCTAAAACAGAGGACGGTAAAATAGATTACAGCAAAGATTTCTTTGGGAAGGAAACAAACCTTACTGTTTCTGGCCAATTAGAAGGAGAAACCTATGCACTAGGTCTTGGTAAGATTTATACTTTTGGCCCTACGTTTAGAGCAGAAAATAGTAACACTTCTCGTCACCTTGCAGAATTCTGGATGATTGAACCAGAAATGGCTTTTTGCGACCTGGCTGGCAATATGGATGTGGCAGAAGATTTTATAAAATACGTAATTAACTACGCGTTAGAAAATTGTGAAGATGATCTCGAATTTCTAGAAAACAGATTAATCCAAGAAGATAAAAGTAAACCAGAAGCAGAGCGTGCGCCTATGGCGCTGCGTGACAAGCTTAAATTTATTGTAGAAAATAATTTTAAGCGTGTAAGTTATACAGAAGCAATAGACATCTTACGTAATAGTAAACCTAATAAAAAGAAGAAATTTAAATTCCCTATTAACGAATGGGGGGCAGACTTACAGTCTGAGCATGAACGCTTTTTAGTAGAAAAACACTTTAAACGTCCTGTTATTTTATTTGATTACCCAGCAAATATTAAAGCTTTTTATATGCGTCTCAATGAAGATGGAAAAACCGTGCGTGCTATGGACGTACTTTTCCCTGGCATAGGTGAGATGGTAGGTGGATCTCAACGTGAAGAACGCCTTGATGTTCTTAAAGAGAAAATGAAGGCGCTAGATATTTCAGAAGAAGAGCTTTCTTGGTACCTCGACACTCGTAAATTTGGGACTTGTACTCACAGTGGTTTTGGACTAGGTTTTGAACGTTTAGTACTATTTGTAACTGGCATGACAAATATACGTGACGTAATACCGTATCCTCGTTTTCCTGGTAGTGCAGCGTTTTAA
- a CDS encoding efflux RND transporter permease subunit, whose translation MAKFLSRGFWEIIASMILRNRLFILLLITGITVFLGFQWQHMRFTYTEANLLPDDHEVNLEYNAFLDKFGEEGNLVVLGIQNDSLFTPKMLSAWNALSSQIAESPAVTLTLSLEDLKVLKKMEDPQRFDLEPFMSNRTLTAQIAKNYKEKLFNDLPFYRDLIYNKETGTVRSAIYLDKAIINTAARRDFIVEDLVPAIKQFEKKYGIKVRTSGMPYIRTLNAQNIVDEIGLFVGAALLVTSFIFFFFFRSYRATFISMITVIIGVMWAFGFLGLLGYEITVLTALIPPLIIVIGIPNCIFLINKYQQEYKNHGNQVKALQRVITKVGNATLMTNITTASGFATFILTESSLLKEFGVVASINIIAIFLLCLLIIPIIYSYMSPPKDKHLKHLGKNWMEGFVNWMEKMVRNRRIAIYITSVFLLALSIIGIYQIRVSGSLIEDMPKKTGFYKDIKFFEEEFDGIMPLEILIDTKRKQGVMKLSTLKRMDELSITIEEQPELSAPISIVNLVKYAKQAYFNGNPKYYQLPTSNERNFILPYAKSFNNEKNLMGAYVDSTGQYARITTFMKDVGTDKMERAEENIQLKIDKLFPKDRYDVTMTGKALVFQKGTDYLVMNLVISLSLAILLIALFMAWMFKSLRMIIVSLVPNLLPLLVTAGMMGFIGVPIKPSTILVFSIAFGISVDDTIHFLAKYRQELKANKWKIKKSVYGALRETGVSMFYTSIVLFFGFSVFMISSFGGTVALGGLVSATLLFAMLANLLLLPSLLLSLEKDIANKETFKEPSLQIVERDGDDDDEPSDTKSQI comes from the coding sequence ATGGCAAAATTTTTAAGTAGAGGTTTCTGGGAGATTATAGCAAGTATGATCTTACGTAACCGGCTCTTTATTCTACTACTTATTACCGGAATAACTGTTTTTCTTGGATTTCAATGGCAGCATATGCGCTTTACGTATACTGAGGCAAACCTTCTCCCAGATGACCATGAAGTAAATTTAGAATACAATGCTTTTCTAGATAAATTTGGTGAAGAGGGAAATCTAGTTGTCCTAGGCATTCAAAATGACAGCTTGTTTACACCAAAGATGCTATCTGCATGGAATGCACTTTCTTCCCAGATTGCTGAGTCACCCGCTGTAACTCTTACCCTCTCACTTGAGGATCTGAAAGTTTTGAAAAAAATGGAAGATCCCCAGCGTTTTGACCTAGAACCATTTATGAGTAATCGTACACTTACTGCTCAAATTGCTAAAAATTATAAGGAGAAATTATTTAATGATCTCCCGTTTTATAGAGACCTTATTTATAATAAAGAAACTGGAACGGTACGCTCTGCCATTTACCTTGACAAAGCTATAATAAATACTGCAGCTCGAAGAGATTTTATCGTAGAAGACTTAGTTCCTGCAATAAAACAATTTGAAAAAAAATATGGCATTAAGGTGCGTACTAGCGGTATGCCTTACATACGTACACTTAACGCTCAAAATATCGTAGATGAAATTGGTTTATTTGTTGGCGCTGCATTATTAGTAACATCTTTTATTTTCTTCTTTTTCTTTAGGTCTTATAGAGCCACCTTTATATCAATGATTACAGTAATCATAGGTGTGATGTGGGCATTTGGCTTTTTAGGTTTATTGGGTTATGAGATTACTGTGCTCACGGCACTTATCCCTCCTCTTATCATTGTGATTGGAATTCCTAATTGTATATTTCTTATCAATAAATACCAGCAAGAATATAAGAATCATGGTAACCAAGTAAAAGCGCTACAACGTGTCATTACAAAAGTTGGCAATGCTACTTTAATGACTAATATCACAACTGCTTCTGGTTTTGCCACCTTTATTCTTACTGAGAGTTCTCTTCTAAAAGAGTTCGGTGTTGTTGCAAGTATTAATATAATCGCGATTTTCTTATTGTGTTTATTGATCATACCTATCATTTATAGCTACATGTCTCCACCAAAAGACAAACACCTTAAACATTTAGGTAAAAACTGGATGGAAGGTTTTGTGAACTGGATGGAAAAAATGGTACGCAACAGAAGAATCGCCATTTATATCACGAGTGTATTTTTGCTTGCGTTAAGTATCATAGGTATTTATCAAATACGTGTTTCTGGCTCTCTCATTGAGGATATGCCTAAAAAAACAGGTTTCTATAAGGATATTAAATTTTTTGAAGAAGAGTTTGATGGAATTATGCCTTTAGAAATACTCATAGATACTAAGCGTAAGCAAGGTGTTATGAAGCTATCTACTCTCAAGCGCATGGACGAGCTTAGCATCACTATAGAAGAGCAACCTGAGCTCTCTGCACCTATTTCTATCGTTAACTTGGTAAAATATGCAAAGCAAGCCTACTTTAATGGGAATCCTAAATACTACCAACTTCCCACAAGTAATGAGCGAAATTTTATTCTTCCTTACGCAAAAAGCTTTAATAATGAAAAAAATCTTATGGGTGCATATGTAGATAGCACGGGGCAATATGCACGTATCACCACCTTTATGAAAGATGTAGGAACTGATAAAATGGAGCGTGCTGAAGAGAATATCCAACTGAAAATAGATAAACTTTTTCCAAAAGATCGTTATGATGTAACTATGACAGGTAAAGCACTTGTGTTTCAAAAAGGAACTGATTATCTCGTAATGAATCTGGTAATAAGTCTATCACTCGCTATACTCTTAATTGCACTATTTATGGCTTGGATGTTTAAATCTTTGCGCATGATCATCGTATCTCTAGTACCCAACTTGTTACCATTACTTGTTACCGCAGGGATGATGGGTTTTATAGGCGTACCTATCAAACCTTCAACAATTTTGGTTTTTAGTATCGCCTTCGGAATTTCTGTAGATGACACCATACATTTTCTAGCAAAGTATAGACAAGAGCTCAAGGCTAATAAGTGGAAAATAAAAAAATCTGTTTACGGAGCTTTAAGAGAAACAGGAGTGAGTATGTTTTACACATCTATTGTTCTATTTTTTGGTTTTTCGGTCTTTATGATCTCTAGTTTTGGAGGTACTGTAGCTTTGGGAGGTTTAGTAAGCGCTACGCTACTTTTTGCGATGCTTGCTAATTTATTGCTACTTCCTTCATTATTACTTTCATTAGAAAAAGACATTGCAAACAAAGAAACTTTTAAAGAACCCTCACTTCAAATTGTTGAGAGAGATGGTGATGATGATGATGAGCCATCTGATACTAAATCTCAGATATGA
- a CDS encoding DUF5686 family protein — translation MAKFFSFMFFLLSAFSYSQTSSSSASEIVSQAIVNRTLNDPREVLDNYTYRAYEKTVITDSLNGSTHSFFSEKVSKFQYTDEDRFTEKIIGYQLAGFEKPRYEVFAVNVQSRSFYDHYFVIFNTKYAGILSKRGLDNYNYQVVSTTEEGDYLIAFSPKKPKRVPGLTGQMVLDKKTYALKDINVIIYDKLNIQLNQRYTYLKDARVYVPSNRELFLDKGSDNRKLSFFGGRISIGTIETEVLEDMVNRKFLISTTEMTGYKVNQVINIPSTNYAITFEPEANNKNETFWRSYRVDSLSNKDVRSFSELEKIVNAENIERRLGTINNFSIGYFSVEAFDFDLTYPVKFNNYEGLRLGLGGVTNAAFSERFRVEGYGAYGFKDKNFKYGLGGGYLLHPDTGMWLSGTFNSDIEEVGNFSYLTDRRVYSLFEPRLVNITQFYKHRTSRVNLEYRLTPRMLTEFQISNRRIDQVNPYRYNHNGTIIRNYDVTEATAAFRWSPSNKYLKTESDVLPVYEGYPIFSGQISQAVRGLGGDLSFTRLGAKAYYRFDRLNKSATEFLVEGNIGFGDIPLTHLFHAYPNAPTKETILQRFSVAGVNSFETMYFGEFFSDKLITAQIKHRLRPFNISHNFKPELVFISRFAIGDISRPEDHLDTSFESLKKGYTESGFEINKLLFGFGTSLTYRYGAYHLPDWEDNLAFKFTFNLKL, via the coding sequence ATGGCAAAGTTCTTTTCTTTTATGTTTTTTTTGCTTAGTGCGTTCTCTTACTCACAGACGTCATCTTCCTCTGCCTCTGAGATTGTAAGTCAAGCTATTGTAAATAGAACTCTGAATGATCCAAGAGAGGTTTTAGACAATTACACCTACAGAGCATACGAAAAGACGGTAATAACAGATAGTCTTAACGGAAGTACTCACAGCTTTTTTTCTGAAAAAGTGAGTAAATTTCAATATACAGATGAAGATCGCTTTACAGAAAAAATTATAGGATATCAGTTAGCTGGATTTGAGAAACCCCGCTATGAAGTGTTTGCTGTAAATGTCCAATCTCGATCTTTTTATGATCACTATTTTGTCATTTTTAATACGAAATATGCAGGTATACTTTCTAAAAGAGGATTAGATAATTACAATTATCAAGTTGTAAGCACAACAGAAGAAGGTGATTATTTAATCGCCTTTTCCCCAAAAAAACCGAAGCGTGTTCCTGGACTTACTGGCCAAATGGTACTCGATAAAAAAACGTATGCCCTTAAGGACATCAACGTTATCATATATGATAAACTGAATATACAACTCAATCAACGCTATACTTATTTAAAAGACGCGCGGGTTTATGTCCCATCAAATAGGGAACTATTTTTAGATAAAGGCAGCGATAATAGAAAATTATCTTTTTTTGGTGGAAGAATATCGATAGGAACCATAGAGACAGAAGTCCTTGAGGATATGGTTAATCGGAAATTCTTAATTTCGACAACAGAAATGACAGGTTATAAAGTAAACCAAGTCATTAATATCCCTTCAACAAATTATGCCATTACATTTGAACCTGAGGCAAACAATAAGAATGAAACATTCTGGCGGTCATATCGTGTAGATTCGCTATCTAACAAAGATGTTCGTAGTTTTTCAGAATTAGAAAAAATAGTTAATGCAGAAAACATTGAACGACGTTTAGGTACCATTAATAATTTTAGTATAGGCTACTTTAGCGTGGAGGCTTTTGATTTTGACCTCACATATCCAGTTAAATTTAACAACTACGAAGGACTACGTTTAGGTCTTGGAGGCGTGACAAATGCTGCATTTTCTGAGAGATTTAGAGTAGAAGGTTATGGAGCTTATGGCTTTAAGGATAAAAATTTTAAATATGGATTAGGTGGCGGGTATTTACTGCACCCAGATACAGGAATGTGGCTTTCTGGAACCTTTAATAGCGATATTGAAGAAGTAGGTAATTTTTCATACCTCACAGACAGACGTGTGTATTCCCTATTTGAACCTCGTCTAGTAAATATAACTCAATTCTATAAACATAGAACTTCACGTGTAAATTTAGAGTATAGGCTCACACCACGAATGCTCACAGAATTTCAAATTTCAAATAGGCGCATCGATCAAGTAAATCCCTATAGATACAATCATAACGGGACAATTATACGTAATTATGATGTTACAGAGGCCACAGCCGCATTTAGGTGGAGTCCCTCTAATAAATACCTAAAAACAGAAAGTGATGTCCTACCCGTTTATGAAGGGTACCCTATTTTTTCTGGACAAATTTCACAAGCTGTTAGAGGGTTAGGAGGTGATTTATCCTTTACGCGATTAGGTGCAAAAGCATATTATCGTTTTGACAGATTAAATAAATCTGCAACAGAATTTTTGGTTGAAGGAAATATTGGATTTGGAGACATTCCACTCACACATCTATTCCATGCGTATCCAAATGCACCCACAAAAGAAACGATCTTACAGCGATTTTCAGTCGCTGGTGTCAATAGTTTTGAAACGATGTACTTTGGTGAGTTTTTTTCTGATAAGCTTATTACAGCCCAAATCAAACACAGACTACGCCCCTTTAATATAAGTCATAATTTTAAACCAGAACTGGTTTTCATTTCGCGCTTTGCAATAGGTGATATAAGTCGGCCTGAAGATCACCTTGACACCAGCTTTGAGTCCTTAAAAAAAGGTTACACAGAGTCTGGTTTTGAAATCAATAAATTACTATTTGGCTTTGGTACTAGCCTCACCTATCGTTATGGAGCCTACCACTTGCCAGATTGGGAAGATAACCTTGCCTTTAAGTTTACATTTAATTTGAAATTGTAA